Proteins encoded together in one Thermodesulfobacteriota bacterium window:
- a CDS encoding thioredoxin fold domain-containing protein, with protein sequence MGSRFYLGALLALCLVLGAGCGDGSEKGPAQTAQASVPTVLVFGLGPRCRYCVELKKEIDRVTEQTGAAVRFRDILVDRDKAMVQKHRVLLSPTLVFLDAAGAEVHRHQGLLDAEQILERLAAHGLWPGKG encoded by the coding sequence ATGGGCTCTAGATTTTACCTGGGTGCGCTCCTTGCGCTGTGTCTCGTCCTGGGGGCGGGCTGCGGCGATGGGTCGGAAAAGGGACCGGCGCAGACCGCGCAGGCGAGCGTTCCCACGGTCCTCGTGTTCGGCCTGGGCCCCCGGTGCCGGTACTGCGTCGAGCTCAAGAAGGAGATCGACCGGGTCACGGAGCAGACGGGGGCCGCCGTGCGGTTTCGAGACATCCTGGTGGACCGGGACAAGGCCATGGTCCAGAAGCACCGGGTCCTCCTGAGCCCTACACTCGTCTTCCTCGACGCTGCCGGGGCCGAGGTACACCGCCACCAGGGGTTGCTCGACGCCGAGCAGATCCTGGAACGCCTGGCGGCCCACGGCCTGTGGC
- the trpS gene encoding tryptophan--tRNA ligase, which translates to MKRVLSGIQPSGALHIGNYFGMMRQMIAYQESADLFCFIANYHAMTSLGEGPALARGTVDAAVSFLALGLDPDRCTFWVQSDVPEVQELTWILSTLAPMGLLERCHSYKDKVAKGIAPNHALFAYPVLMAADILLFQSHAVPVGKDQKQHLEVTRDLAQKFNAAFGDTFVVPEAEIDEDLALIPGVDGQKMSKSYGNTIDIFTDRKTLKKTVMSVVTDATPIEEPKNPDTCNLFALYRLFLTPEEVAALRERYLAPGLKYSDVKKELIDAVWNYFALHRARREELLQHPGDVLDILRAGAAKAREAAAATLAEVRRKVGIAYW; encoded by the coding sequence ATGAAGCGCGTGCTCTCGGGAATCCAGCCCTCCGGGGCGCTCCACATCGGCAACTACTTCGGCATGATGCGCCAGATGATCGCGTATCAAGAGAGCGCAGACCTCTTCTGCTTCATTGCCAACTACCACGCCATGACGTCGCTCGGGGAGGGGCCGGCGCTCGCCCGGGGCACGGTGGACGCGGCGGTCTCGTTCCTGGCGCTCGGGCTCGACCCGGACAGGTGCACGTTCTGGGTCCAGTCCGACGTGCCCGAGGTGCAGGAGCTCACCTGGATCCTCTCGACGCTGGCTCCCATGGGCCTCCTGGAGCGCTGTCACTCCTACAAGGACAAGGTGGCCAAGGGCATCGCCCCCAACCACGCGCTGTTTGCCTACCCCGTGCTGATGGCGGCCGACATCCTCCTCTTCCAGTCCCACGCCGTGCCGGTAGGCAAGGACCAGAAGCAGCACCTGGAGGTGACCAGGGATCTGGCCCAGAAGTTCAACGCCGCCTTCGGCGACACCTTCGTGGTACCCGAGGCGGAGATCGACGAGGACCTGGCGCTCATCCCCGGGGTCGACGGGCAGAAGATGTCCAAGTCCTACGGCAACACCATCGACATCTTCACCGACCGCAAGACCCTGAAGAAGACCGTCATGTCGGTGGTGACCGACGCCACCCCCATCGAGGAGCCGAAGAACCCCGACACCTGCAACCTCTTCGCCCTGTACCGGCTCTTCCTGACCCCGGAGGAGGTGGCCGCGCTGCGGGAGCGGTACCTCGCCCCTGGGCTCAAGTACTCCGACGTGAAGAAGGAGCTCATCGACGCTGTCTGGAACTACTTCGCGCTTCACCGAGCCCGGCGCGAGGAGCTTCTCCAGCACCCCGGCGACGTGCTCGACATCCTGCGCGCCGGTGCCGCCAAGGCGCGGGAGGCCGCCGCCGCGACCCTGGCGGAGGTGCGCCGCAAGGTGGGCATCGCCTACTGGTGA